From one Leifsonia sp. 1010 genomic stretch:
- the gmk gene encoding guanylate kinase, with translation MSEAASTREAASLRPAPPEVDRQAASQAAVAARRARAAVKAAIASREVSPLVVLDRATADPEGVEGRLRVTEFLLSVPAIGTTKMQEALDRLAISPAKRLGGLGRHQRLRLRQYLIERENRSARQRNRLVVLAGPTAVGKGTVSTYIREHYPDVLLSVSATTRAPRPGEVDGVNYYFVDDAEFDRMIAAGELLEHATVHNAYRYGTPRAPIEKALAAGRSVLLEIDLQGARQVRESMPEARLIFLLPPTWEELVRRLIGRGTEDAAEQQRRLETAKVELAAQDEFDYKVVNHDVAEAAREVVDLMKVRAAPARP, from the coding sequence ATGTCTGAGGCCGCATCCACCCGGGAGGCTGCCTCCCTGCGCCCGGCACCGCCCGAGGTCGACCGTCAGGCGGCCTCGCAGGCCGCCGTCGCCGCGCGCCGCGCACGTGCCGCGGTGAAGGCGGCGATCGCGTCACGCGAGGTGTCGCCGCTCGTCGTGCTCGACCGCGCGACCGCCGACCCGGAGGGCGTCGAGGGGCGGCTGCGGGTAACCGAGTTCCTGCTCAGCGTGCCCGCCATCGGCACGACGAAGATGCAGGAGGCTCTGGACCGCCTCGCCATCTCGCCCGCGAAGCGCCTCGGCGGCCTGGGGCGCCACCAGCGGCTCCGGCTGCGCCAGTACCTCATCGAGCGCGAGAACCGCAGCGCGCGCCAGCGCAACCGGCTGGTCGTGCTGGCCGGTCCGACGGCGGTCGGCAAGGGCACCGTCTCCACCTATATCCGGGAGCACTATCCCGACGTGCTGCTGTCGGTCTCCGCGACCACGCGGGCACCGCGGCCCGGCGAGGTCGACGGGGTCAACTACTACTTCGTCGACGACGCCGAGTTCGACCGGATGATCGCCGCCGGCGAGCTGCTCGAGCACGCCACCGTGCACAACGCCTACCGCTACGGCACGCCGCGCGCCCCGATCGAGAAGGCCCTCGCCGCAGGACGCAGCGTGCTGCTGGAGATCGACCTCCAAGGCGCCCGCCAGGTGCGCGAGTCGATGCCGGAGGCCCGCCTGATCTTCCTCCTCCCGCCGACCTGGGAGGAGCTCGTGCGACGCCTCATCGGGCGCGGCACGGAGGATGCGGCCGAGCAGCAGCGGCGCCTGGAGACGGCGAAGGTCGAACTGGCCGCCCAGGACGAGTTCGACTACAAGGTCGTCAACCACGACGTCGCAGAGGCGGCCCGCGAGGTCGTAGACTTGATGAAGGTCCGTGCGGCGCCAGCGCGTCCATGA
- the pyrF gene encoding orotidine-5'-phosphate decarboxylase, with product MTNPAPAADSSGVFPHDTPLPGRKTQESSAGRGARFGERLAGVFAEEGRLCVGIDPHAHLLEAWGLPASADGLRSFGLTVVEAAAGRAGIVKPQVAFFERFGAAGYGALEEVLAAARAAGLLVIADVKRGDIGTSVAAYAEAWLTPGSPLEADAMTVAAYQGVGSLADAMALGERAGKGLFVLAATSNPEAADVQQAVVRSGPRAGQSVARAIIEDVHSFNQEQPGGAPFGSVGLVLGATVELAHYGIDVATAGERTPALPVLAPGFGHQGARVEDAPHLFGSLATGLIVSESRGLLTAGPAGLAGAIARRAEEVRSAHV from the coding sequence ATGACGAACCCCGCTCCCGCAGCCGACAGCTCCGGAGTTTTTCCGCACGACACGCCGCTGCCGGGCCGAAAAACTCAGGAGTCGTCGGCTGGGCGCGGGGCGCGGTTCGGGGAGCGCCTCGCAGGGGTGTTCGCCGAGGAGGGGCGGCTGTGCGTCGGCATCGACCCGCACGCGCACCTGCTCGAGGCGTGGGGGTTGCCGGCGTCGGCCGACGGCCTCCGCTCCTTCGGGCTGACGGTGGTGGAGGCCGCAGCAGGCCGGGCGGGGATCGTCAAGCCGCAGGTCGCCTTCTTCGAGCGCTTCGGCGCCGCGGGCTACGGCGCGCTGGAGGAGGTGCTGGCGGCCGCTCGTGCCGCCGGTCTCCTGGTGATCGCCGATGTCAAGCGCGGCGACATCGGCACGAGCGTCGCGGCATACGCGGAGGCGTGGCTGACTCCCGGATCCCCGCTGGAGGCCGACGCGATGACCGTCGCCGCCTACCAGGGTGTGGGTTCGCTCGCCGACGCGATGGCGCTGGGGGAGCGCGCGGGCAAGGGCCTGTTCGTGCTGGCCGCGACCTCCAACCCGGAGGCGGCGGATGTGCAGCAGGCGGTCGTGCGCTCCGGGCCGCGGGCGGGACAGTCCGTCGCTCGTGCGATCATCGAAGACGTGCATTCGTTCAATCAGGAGCAGCCGGGCGGCGCGCCCTTCGGATCCGTCGGGCTGGTGCTCGGCGCGACCGTCGAGCTCGCCCACTACGGGATCGATGTGGCCACGGCGGGGGAGCGGACGCCCGCACTGCCGGTGCTCGCGCCCGGATTCGGCCACCAGGGCGCCCGGGTCGAGGATGCGCCGCACCTGTTCGGCTCGCTCGCGACCGGCCTGATCGTCAGCGAGTCGCGCGGGCTCCTCACGGCAGGGCCCGCGGGTCTGGCCGGCGCGATCGCGCGTCGCGCCGAGGAGGTGCGGTCCGCGCATGTCTGA
- the rpoZ gene encoding DNA-directed RNA polymerase subunit omega, whose translation MATSNNGIIDPPIDDLLSRVESKYALVIFASKRARQINDYYADLHEGSLFDNVGPLVDSSVDDKPLSVALHEINEDKLVLKPIAAE comes from the coding sequence ATGGCCACCAGCAACAACGGCATCATCGACCCGCCCATCGACGACCTCCTGTCGCGCGTCGAGTCCAAGTACGCGCTCGTGATCTTCGCGTCCAAGCGGGCCCGTCAGATCAACGACTACTACGCCGACCTCCACGAGGGCAGCCTGTTCGACAACGTCGGCCCGCTGGTCGACTCCTCCGTCGACGACAAGCCGCTGTCGGTCGCGCTCCACGAGATCAACGAGGACAAGCTCGTCCTGAAGCCGATCGCCGCCGAGTAA
- the metK gene encoding methionine adenosyltransferase, with protein sequence MADLRLFTSESVTEGHPDKICDQISDSILDALLTVDPHSRAAVETLVTTGLVHVAGEVTSNGYVEIPALVRNKLVEIGYDSSDVSFDGTQCGVSVSIGAQSPDIAQGVDNALETRAEQSHDDLDRQGAGDQGIMFGYATTETPQYMPLPIWLAHRLAERLASVRKDGTLDYLRPDGKTQVTIGYEGAVPKSVQTVVLSTQHAPQVSNEQLQAEVIEEVINPVMHAAGLETSHIRTLINPTGRFEIGGPKGDAGLTGRKIIVDTYGGASRHGGGAFSGKDPSKVDRSAAYAMRWVAKNAVAAGLADRLEVQIAYAIGKAAPVGLYVETFGTAKVPEERIIGAIRDVFDLRPAAIIRDLDLLRPIYARTATYGHFGRELPEFTWERLDRVDDLRSAAGI encoded by the coding sequence ATGGCAGATCTGCGTCTCTTCACGTCCGAGTCCGTCACGGAAGGGCACCCGGACAAGATCTGCGACCAGATCTCCGACAGCATCCTGGATGCGCTGCTCACCGTCGACCCGCACAGCCGCGCCGCCGTGGAGACCCTCGTCACCACCGGTCTCGTGCACGTCGCCGGCGAGGTGACCTCGAACGGCTACGTCGAGATCCCGGCTCTCGTGCGCAACAAGCTGGTCGAGATCGGGTACGACTCGTCCGACGTCAGCTTCGACGGCACCCAGTGCGGTGTCTCCGTGTCGATCGGCGCGCAGTCTCCCGACATCGCGCAGGGCGTGGACAACGCCCTCGAGACGCGCGCCGAGCAGAGCCACGACGACCTCGACCGCCAGGGCGCGGGCGACCAGGGCATCATGTTCGGCTACGCCACCACCGAGACCCCGCAGTACATGCCGCTGCCGATCTGGCTCGCGCACCGCCTGGCGGAGCGCCTCGCGTCCGTCCGCAAGGACGGGACGCTCGATTACCTGCGGCCCGACGGCAAGACCCAGGTGACGATCGGCTACGAGGGCGCGGTGCCGAAGTCGGTGCAGACGGTCGTGCTGTCGACGCAGCACGCCCCGCAGGTCTCCAACGAGCAGCTGCAGGCCGAGGTGATCGAGGAGGTCATCAACCCGGTGATGCACGCCGCCGGGCTCGAGACCTCGCACATCCGCACCCTCATCAACCCGACCGGACGCTTCGAGATCGGCGGCCCCAAGGGCGACGCGGGCCTCACCGGCCGCAAGATCATCGTCGACACCTACGGCGGGGCCTCCCGCCACGGCGGTGGCGCGTTCTCGGGCAAGGACCCGTCGAAGGTCGACCGTTCGGCGGCCTACGCCATGCGCTGGGTGGCGAAGAACGCCGTCGCCGCCGGCCTCGCCGACCGGCTCGAGGTGCAGATCGCCTACGCGATCGGCAAGGCGGCGCCCGTCGGGCTGTACGTCGAGACGTTCGGAACCGCGAAGGTTCCGGAGGAGCGCATCATCGGCGCGATCCGCGACGTCTTCGACCTGCGACCGGCCGCGATCATCCGCGACCTCGACCTGCTGCGTCCGATCTACGCCCGCACGGCCACCTACGGGCACTTCGGCCGCGAGCTCCCCGAGTTCACCTGGGAGCGGCTCGACCGCGTCGACGACCTGCGCTCGGCCGCGGGGATCTAG
- a CDS encoding primosomal protein N' yields MAAAGRVARVVLDSPLPQLDHLFDYSIPEELAADAQPGVRVRVPLRSAGRVADGYLVEVGEPDDGYDGTLSPLEAVVSPAQVLTPGVWRLARRLADRSAGTASDILRLAVPGRMVRVEKAWLAARAAAADADSSGVLPPDTPSQGRKTPEPSAAVVAVRGYGERVLEDAVARDERIALRAIPRLVPLPDGTWVGEWAVTLAALAADCWRGGRTAIVAVPDHRDLEQLAAALAVTAPAHAVVRADAGQANPDRYRGFLEALSGPRIVIGNRSVVYAPAERLGLIAVWEDSDPLHAEPLSPYVHTRDAALVRQELEGCALVLSGNIRSVEAQRLVELGWLRDIAPERIQTPKVVLTANQQAPEPMARAARIPSTAWRAAREALNGESGRPRGPVLVQVGRPGYAPVIACANCGQAARCMNCKGALHQTRAGSPPSCTVCGRLATDWQCEHCEHRRFRLVTVGSGRTAEELGRAFPGTRVILADGDHPVQRVGSAPALVVATRGAEPIAEGGYQAVLLLDGERMLARESLHVAEDCLRWWQSAAGLAAPGAPTVLVGVGGPLARDFATGRLVEFAHEELVDRRELRFPPAVRLASVTGSEATVTEVLDAVDRSLLIDVLGPAPVEAEGPSARAARSGPDLVRAVLRFEYAHGADVAASVRAAVVKNATRRRRAPAGRPGYRPAPTLRVRFDDPEIL; encoded by the coding sequence GTGGCGGCGGCCGGACGGGTCGCCCGGGTGGTCCTCGACTCGCCGCTCCCGCAGCTCGACCACCTCTTCGACTACAGCATCCCCGAGGAGCTCGCCGCCGACGCGCAGCCGGGCGTGCGTGTGCGCGTTCCGCTGCGCTCGGCCGGCCGTGTCGCCGACGGCTACCTGGTCGAGGTGGGCGAGCCGGACGACGGGTACGACGGGACATTGAGCCCGCTGGAGGCAGTCGTCTCGCCCGCCCAGGTGCTTACGCCCGGCGTGTGGCGACTGGCGCGGCGGCTCGCGGATCGGAGCGCCGGCACGGCGAGCGACATCCTGCGGCTGGCCGTCCCCGGCCGGATGGTACGTGTCGAGAAGGCGTGGCTCGCGGCCCGCGCCGCCGCCGCCGACGCCGACAGCTCCGGAGTTCTTCCTCCCGACACGCCGTCGCAGGGGCGAAAAACTCCGGAGCCGTCGGCGGCGGTCGTGGCGGTGCGCGGGTACGGAGAGCGGGTGCTGGAGGATGCGGTCGCGCGCGACGAGCGGATAGCGCTCCGCGCCATCCCGCGCCTCGTGCCGCTGCCCGACGGCACCTGGGTCGGCGAGTGGGCGGTCACCCTGGCGGCTCTGGCAGCCGACTGTTGGCGCGGCGGCCGCACCGCGATCGTCGCGGTGCCCGATCACCGCGACCTCGAGCAGCTGGCCGCAGCACTCGCGGTCACCGCTCCCGCGCACGCGGTCGTGCGCGCCGACGCCGGGCAGGCGAACCCCGACCGGTACCGTGGGTTCCTGGAGGCGCTCTCCGGCCCGCGCATCGTCATCGGCAACCGCTCGGTCGTCTACGCCCCCGCCGAGCGGCTCGGCCTGATCGCGGTGTGGGAGGACAGCGACCCTCTGCACGCCGAGCCGCTGAGCCCGTACGTGCACACGCGGGATGCCGCCCTCGTCCGGCAGGAGCTCGAGGGCTGCGCTCTGGTGCTGAGCGGCAACATCCGCAGCGTGGAGGCACAGCGCCTGGTGGAGCTCGGCTGGCTGCGCGACATCGCGCCGGAGCGCATCCAGACCCCGAAGGTGGTGCTCACCGCCAACCAGCAGGCGCCCGAGCCGATGGCCCGCGCCGCGCGCATCCCGTCGACGGCGTGGCGCGCCGCCCGCGAGGCGCTCAACGGCGAGAGCGGACGGCCGCGCGGCCCGGTGCTCGTGCAGGTCGGGCGGCCGGGATACGCTCCGGTGATCGCGTGCGCGAACTGCGGGCAGGCGGCGCGGTGCATGAACTGCAAGGGCGCGCTGCACCAGACGCGGGCGGGCTCGCCGCCGTCGTGCACCGTCTGCGGCCGGCTCGCGACCGACTGGCAGTGCGAGCACTGCGAGCACCGGCGGTTCCGGCTGGTCACGGTCGGCTCGGGCCGCACCGCCGAGGAGCTGGGGCGTGCGTTCCCCGGCACGCGCGTCATCCTCGCCGACGGCGACCACCCCGTGCAGCGTGTCGGGTCGGCGCCCGCGCTCGTCGTCGCGACCCGCGGCGCCGAGCCGATCGCCGAGGGCGGGTACCAGGCGGTGCTGCTGCTCGACGGCGAGCGGATGCTGGCGCGCGAGAGCCTGCACGTCGCCGAGGACTGTCTGCGCTGGTGGCAGAGTGCCGCCGGGCTCGCCGCTCCCGGCGCCCCGACGGTCCTGGTCGGCGTCGGGGGACCGTTGGCGCGCGACTTCGCGACCGGCCGCCTGGTCGAGTTCGCGCACGAGGAGCTGGTGGACCGCCGCGAGCTGCGCTTCCCGCCCGCGGTGCGTCTCGCCTCGGTCACCGGGTCGGAGGCTACCGTGACCGAAGTGCTGGATGCGGTGGATCGCTCCCTCCTCATCGACGTCCTGGGGCCCGCGCCGGTGGAGGCGGAGGGTCCGTCGGCCCGCGCCGCCCGCTCGGGACCCGACCTCGTGCGCGCCGTGCTGCGGTTCGAGTACGCGCATGGCGCCGACGTCGCGGCGTCCGTCCGTGCCGCCGTCGTGAAGAACGCGACGCGCCGTCGCCGCGCCCCGGCCGGACGGCCGGGCTACCGTCCGGCGCCGACGCTGCGGGTGCGCTTCGACGATCCCGAGATCCTCTAA
- a CDS encoding bifunctional phosphopantothenoylcysteine decarboxylase/phosphopantothenate synthase: MTIVVGVTGGIAAYKAVGVIRALVLEGHSVHVVATEAALRFVGRPTLEAISRNPVATDLYEGVAEVRHVAIGQSADLIVIAPATANTIAKLAAGLADDLLGNTVLASTAPLVIAPAMHTEMWRNPATVANIATLRSRGVTVVGPASGQLTGADSGPGRMEEPEVIVRAALRAAGAMPRAVEAPAHAPAALPAGSAAEAPAVNDVVVLSERRRANEAARRPRGGVDLAGKRVVITAGGTREPLDPVRFLGNRSSGRQGVAIASAAQARGADVVLIAAHLEVEPPEGVELIEVQTALDLQEAVEEAARAADVVIMTAAVADYRPAETREAKIKKSDHGDTLTLELVANPDILAGLSAHKRDDQVVVGFAAETEPDPQALIELGRTKLAAKGSDFLVLNQVGWSQGFATESNEVVVLRKGGDIVMEASGSKLSVADRILDVIA, translated from the coding sequence TTGACCATCGTCGTCGGAGTGACCGGCGGCATCGCTGCGTATAAAGCCGTCGGTGTCATCCGCGCCCTGGTCCTCGAGGGTCACTCGGTGCACGTCGTCGCGACGGAGGCCGCTCTGCGGTTCGTCGGGCGGCCGACGCTCGAGGCCATCAGCCGCAATCCGGTCGCGACCGACCTGTACGAGGGCGTCGCCGAGGTCCGGCACGTGGCGATCGGCCAGTCCGCCGACCTGATCGTCATCGCCCCGGCGACGGCGAACACCATCGCCAAGCTCGCCGCCGGCCTGGCCGACGACCTGCTCGGCAACACCGTCCTCGCCTCCACCGCGCCGCTGGTCATCGCGCCCGCGATGCACACGGAGATGTGGCGGAACCCGGCCACGGTCGCCAACATCGCCACCCTGCGGAGCCGCGGCGTCACGGTCGTCGGGCCGGCCAGCGGTCAGCTGACCGGCGCCGACTCCGGTCCCGGCCGCATGGAGGAGCCGGAGGTCATCGTCCGGGCCGCCCTGCGCGCCGCCGGGGCGATGCCGCGCGCGGTCGAAGCTCCCGCTCACGCGCCCGCCGCCCTCCCCGCGGGGTCCGCGGCCGAGGCCCCCGCGGTGAACGACGTGGTGGTGCTCTCCGAGCGCCGCCGCGCCAACGAGGCCGCCCGGCGCCCGCGTGGCGGCGTGGACCTCGCCGGAAAGCGCGTGGTCATCACCGCCGGGGGGACGCGCGAGCCGCTCGACCCCGTCCGCTTCCTCGGCAACCGGTCGAGCGGTCGGCAGGGCGTCGCCATCGCCAGCGCCGCGCAGGCCCGCGGCGCCGATGTCGTGCTCATCGCCGCGCATCTCGAGGTCGAACCGCCGGAGGGTGTCGAGCTCATCGAGGTGCAGACGGCGCTCGATCTGCAGGAGGCGGTCGAGGAGGCCGCCCGCGCCGCCGACGTCGTCATCATGACGGCGGCCGTCGCCGACTACCGTCCGGCCGAGACCCGCGAGGCCAAGATCAAGAAGTCGGACCACGGCGACACCCTGACGCTGGAGCTGGTGGCCAACCCCGACATCCTCGCCGGGCTCTCCGCGCACAAGCGCGACGACCAGGTCGTCGTCGGGTTCGCGGCCGAGACCGAGCCGGACCCGCAGGCCCTCATCGAACTGGGCCGCACCAAGCTCGCCGCCAAGGGCAGCGACTTCCTCGTGCTCAATCAGGTGGGCTGGTCGCAGGGCTTCGCAACGGAGAGCAATGAGGTCGTGGTCCTGCGCAAGGGCGGCGATATAGTGATGGAGGCCTCGGGCAGCAAGCTGTCGGTGGCCGACCGTATCCTCGACGTCATCGCGTGA